From the bacterium genome, the window GGCATTATCATAAAAGGCAAAATTCTTTACCCCAAATTTCTTATGCCAATAATTAATCTCTTCCACTACCCCTTGGGGTTGGCGTTGTAAAAATTTTGATTCCAGTAACCAACTGGCACAATAACTACACCTAAAAGGACATCCATAAGAAGTAAGCAGACAAATATATCTTCTTTCCCTCAATAACTCATAAGCGGGATAAGGATATTCAAGGAAGGTTTGAGGGAATTGGCGATAATCACTTCTCTTATTTCCCACGATTTCATCAACTAATCTTAATATTTCTCTCCCTTGTCCATAGCGAATAACATAATCTGCCTCTGAGTATTTTAAGGCATGTTCATAACAAAGGGTGGCATATATCCCTCCCAGGATTATGGGCACATCTTTAAAATAATCTCGTATGATTTCTATTGCCTTAAATACACCAGGATACCAATAGGTCATAATTGAGGTGATTAAGATAGCCTGGGGTGGTGATTTTAAGTTCTTAAGTTCTTTTTTAAACAGAGCAAGAGGGTATCCATATCTTTTGTATTTACGAGGAATATGTTTATAGACTGGAGGTTTTTCTACATCTTCCCAATAGTAGTGTCCACAACCATATAGTTTCTTCTCGGGTTCCTCTGGTAGTTCCGGATGAAAGTGGTCTAAGCAATCAATTAGCTTTACCTTGTAGCCAGCATTTTTAAAAAGGCTTCCTAAATAAAGAAGTCCTAATGGCTTACTCCATAAATCATAAGCAGAAAAATCGTATATCCAGGGATTAATTAACAAAACAACGGTTTCAGATTTCATAATAATTTGCTAAACTCCTTAAAAAATTTAACCCATTTAAATTCTCTAAATTTCAATCAAATATGCAGTAGAACATTACCTTTGCTTTTTCATAGGATGATTGAGCAAGGGATTTTGCCTGTTCTGGATTTCCTTAGGCTTTATTCGGAGTTTATCCTTTATCTTCTCAAGGAGTCGATAATACCTTTTATGGTTTTGAAGACTTCCCCTCTATTTTCTGAAGTTAACTCTAAGATTAAGACATCATCCCTCTTTTTAATTCTCTCCCAAAATGGAAGATTTGCCTTGGGGATTGTCCCCAGGAGAGATTTACCACTATCCAGGGCTTTAAGCACTACTTCTTTAAATCTCTCTGAGCATAATTCCATTTTCCCAATCTCATCAATCACAATAATCTTTTTGTTCTCTATTGCTTCCTCTATTGCCGCTACACCAATCTCATCTAAGTTCGCTACATTTACTCCATAGCTTCCCAGCTTAAATGGTGACTTTAATCCTTTCCTGGCTAATAAACTCCTTCTTCCATCCAGGGTGATAATTTCAAAACCTAGGCGCTTATCTTGGTAAAGGACTTCCTGGGTATAAAATCCACCCCCATCTTTCAAATAAGGGATTAACTCTTTAAAAAGGGTGGTCTTACCTGATTTCGGTTTGCCGGTAATAAAGATGTGTTTCATGTACTTTTTTCTTCTCTATAGCATCTATTAACCAAAAGTCCTCAACAATTTGTTCTGTCATTCCGAACTCGTTTCGGAATCTCTGCAGGGATGCTGAAACAAGTTCAGCATGACAGCACCGCAGGATGAAAACTTTTGACTAAGAACCCCTATATATCTTTCTGATAAGGGTCTGTGGTTACATCCAGTTTGAGGTTTTCAAGATAGAGGTTATACTTAAATAAAATATTCTTCACTGAATTTAGTTCTGCCTCAAGCGAAGCCTTTAATAATTCCTCTATCTCTTGTGCCCGAGAAGTATTAGGTCTTACAATACTTAGGAAGATGGTCTTTTTGTTAGGCTCAATCTTTATGTCTTTTACTATTTCGTGCTTATAATACTCCTCCACATCTTTCTTACTAATCTTTTTGTTTTTCCGGATATATTCAGGTGGAATACGGTCTTTATCTGCATCTAAGGCATCTGCCAATCTTAAGATAGCTGCTAATAATTGGAGTCTTACCTTATAGGAATTACCCGCAAATGTATACTGGGCATCTTGTAGCTCATCCAGGGATTCTTTCTTAGGATGGGCACGACAAATTATGGCAATTTGATTAGCCATAGACTCATCAGAAAGTCCAATTTCTCTCCACTCCTTCATTATCTTCTCATAACTTCTCCTGTTATGTTCTTTTCGCGCTTTTTGCGCTGTTTCTTTATTTTTATAATCCTCACCATTTTCAGGGACAAGTCCAATATCGTGGAGATAGGAAGCTGCCTTAAGTAAGAAGTATTCATATTCATTCAAGAGGTTTTTGTCTTTTACCCCGCACCCCGTAATGCCTCGCCCTTCAGGGCGGGGATGTAGGGGTGCAATTGAAACATCATTAAGAATGCCTCGTCCTTTAGGACGGGGTGCGGGGTTTACTATTTCATCCATTAATTCTTTGACTTTAAGTGAGTGGCTCATCCCATGGCGGTTAAAGGTGCCAAAGTAGTCACAGCTTGCAGGTAAGTATTCCAGTTCTTTTGCAGAATAGCGCTCTATATTTTGTTGGATTTCGGTTAATAAATTGAGTATTGAGTCTTTTGAGATGGCTTCCTGAGGGAGTATAATTCTGCTTTCGCCTGGCTCCTTCTCTACTAATTTCTTAAGGGATTCGTAGGCAGAATTTTTTACATTGTTGTCTTTATCCTTGAGTGCCTCAAGGAGTGCATTGATGACCTTATCATCTGCACGACCTAAATTGCCCAGTGCCTCGGCTGCATTACTACGCACATACCAGTCTTTATCCTTGAGTGCCTCAAGGAGTGCATTGATAACCTTATCATCTGCACAACCTAAGTTGCCCAGTGCCTCGGCTGCATTACTACGCACAAACTCGTGTTTATCCTCTATTGCCTTAAGGAGTGCATTGATGACTTCATCATCTGCATGACCTAATCTGCCCAGTGCCTGGGCTACATTACCACGCACATTCTCTCTTTCATCCTCCAGTGCCTCAAGGAGAGCATTAATGACTTTATCATCTGCACGACCTAAGTTGCCCAGTGCCTTGGCTGCATAAAGACGCACAAGCTTGTATTTACCCTTAAGTACCTCAAGGAGAGCATTAATGACTTTATCATCTGCATGACCTAATCTGCCCAGTGCCTCGGCTGCGTTCTCACGCACATACCCTTCTTCATCCTTAAGTGCCTTAAGGAGTGCATTGATGACCTTTTCATCTACATAACCTAATCTGCCCAGTACCTTGGCTGCATTACTACGCACATGCCATTCTTTTTTATCCTTGAGTTCCTTAAGGTATGCATTGATGAGCTTTTTATCTACACAACCTAATCTCCCCAGTGCCTCAGCTGCATGAAGACGCACATCCGGGTCTTCATCCTTAAGTGCTTCAAGGAGTGCATTGATGAGCTTTTTATCTACACAACCTAATCTGCCCAGTGCCTCGGCTGCATCACTATGCACATTCCAGGCTCCACCTTTATCCTTGAGTGCTTCAAGGATGGCGTTGATAACTTTCTCATTTGCATGACCTAAGTTGCCCAGTGCCTTGACTGCCTCACGACGCACATACCAATCTATATCCTTATCCTTGAGTACCTCAAGGAGAGCATTGATGACTTCATCGTCTGCATGACCTAAGTTGCCCAATGCCTTGACTGCATGAAAATGCACAAACAACGGGTTTCTATCCTTGAGTGCCTCAAGGAAATTGTTAATTATCGCATCTGCCTTCTTTGTTCCAACTAAAGAAGCAAATACCCTCTCAATCTCATCATAGAGAGGGTAAAATTCTGGCTCCTTCCACAACTCCCAAAGGTCATCCAGTATCTTCTTTTCTAACGAGGAATCTATCTCAGGAATATCAGAGAGGCAAAGACCTGCCAAAAGTAGGGGTTGGTGGAAAACATCATAATAGAGTGGTTTTTGTTCTAAGATGAATTCAATAAAATCCTTTGGCTCTTTAAGCTTACCAGCAATAAGTCTTATTACCTCTCTAAACCTTGGATTAAAGAGTATAGGCTCAAGAAGCAAAGCCGGCTCTTCTTTTTCCCTTACAATCCAGCAAGCGGCTAAATATTCCTGAAAGGTAAGGTGGAGGAAGATATATTGCCCTTCGCCAAGTGAACATAAAAGACCACTCTTTTCTCTAATCTCTTTTAATACATCATCGGCATTGTAATCCTCTTTCTTATTCATTAGAAAGGTTTTTATAATCTCCCTTAAATCAGCCTCTTCAAATATCTCTTTTTTCTCAAGGAAATAAGAGGCTATCTTTTCTAACACACTTTCTTTAATAGAAAGGGGAATCTTGGGTTCTCTCAAATTCAGCAAATTATGGACTGCCTTTTTATATAACTCAATCCGGCCAGCAGGTAGCTTGAGGTTTTGTCTGTTAAAGACAAAGCAGAGTATCTGTAAAAGCAATGGGTTCTTAGAAAGGGGAATCATCTGGGGTGTCTTCTCTAAGGCAGAGAGAAAGCTAGATTCATCCTTAAGATAATCCTCTGCATAAGAGGAGATATTTTCTTTATTTAAAGGCATTACCTCATAATGTTGCCAGCCTGACAATTCATTATTGTATCCGGCAATTCGGGTGGTTACTAAAAGAGGGCAGTTTCTATACTCCCCAGAGCTTGTGTTTTGCAAGGCTTGGATGATAGATTGCCTATTCTGGGTTACCTCATCCAAGCCATCACAAAGGATGATACATCTACCCTTCTTAAGCCAATCTTTTATTAAGGATTCAATCTCCTCTTCAAAACCGCTGTTTTTTAAGGCATATTTCGCATAATACCCAGGAAGGGAATCTCCTTTATCTGCCCAATCCTTCAAATCTATCAATAGAGGAATCAAATCCTGTTTTATTTTACGCTCTCTCTTGTTGGTGACTAAAGAATAGGCGATATAGTGAGTAAGGGTAGTCTTTCCTGAGCCTGGGTCTCCCTTGACTACAATCTTCTTATTTTGGATGGCTTTCCAGATGTCTACGACCACTAAAGAATGTCTTTCGGAAGAAGAGTGTATCTCTCGCCATACCTTGAAATCTACATCCTCGCCTAATTCTTTAGATTCTAATAGCTCTCTCTTGGTAGGCTTTTCTTCTCTTTCTTGGCCTAATTGGAGGGGGATATAATTCTCCATCGTCAAGCTGATATTTTCATCAAGGCAAGGTATAGTCTTGTATTTATCCCTGATGAACTGGCAATATCTGGGGGTTAATTTTTCCATTCTTTTAGATGGTTTTTTATCTTCTTTGTGAATATGCACATCCCTACCTGCCTGAATAACCTCAATATTCTGACTATGGCTAATTTCTATCTTTTGCTTTTTCATCAAACCTTACCCTTGGTAAGAAAATCATCAATCTTATCCCATCAACCATTTTGTAAGGGGAATAAGGTTAATCCAAAAACCTTTAAATTCTTCTTTTGCCTCTACATCCCAGGTAATTACAGTTAAGTTTTTGCAATTTAATCTTTCAGCTCCCAGAATTAAAGATTTAAACTCCCTTTCTTTTGTTTTAATCTCTTCTATTTTATAACAGACCTGGATTAACTCTTCTATCTTTGTCTTTTCTTTTAGAACAAAATCTATCTCTTTCCCCCTTGCATCTTTGTAATAATAGAACTCAATCAATGGTCTTTCATTCTGTCTTCTTAATAGCTCTAAAAACACACAATTTTCCATTAATCTTCCGATGTCTTCCTGGAATCGGACAACCTTTGAGATGCCTGTGTCGCAGAGATAGACCTTTTTCGGCCAGGCTTCTTTCTCATATATCTTTTCTGAATACCTCAAGAGAAAGAATACACTTACTGAATCTTGAATCTTTTCGCAATAATCATATAAGGTATTTTTTCCAATCCTCTTTCCTTGTGATTTTAAGAAGCTAAAGATTTTATTTATGCTGATTTCACAAGAAAGATTTTGGGCAAAGAATGAAAGGAGGAATCTTGCCAGAGCGATATTTTTTAATTTATGCCTTTCCACCAGGTCACGGAAAAGGATGAGTTCATAAAACTCTTTTAATATCCGCTCCTTCTCTTTTTCTTTAATTATCTCTGGGAAACCTCCAAATTCTAAATATCTTCGCAATTTACCCCTTATTTCTGCTCTTTCCTCCTTTGAAAGAGAGCCTACTAAAGAAATTCCTTCTGCTCTTAAAAATTCAGAAAAACTAAAAGGAAGAAGCAAATATCTGAATGTCCTTCCCCTTAAAGAGGTAGCAATTTCATAAGCCAGTAGTTTTGAAGAAGAGCCGGTAATAAAGATTTTGTATCTTTGGGTATCCAGGATTTCTCTTACCGCAAGTTCCCAATTTTGAATATTTTGAATCTCATCAAAGAATAAATACTTTGGTTCTCTTGCGGTAAGTTCTTTATAAGTTCTTATTAAATCCCTTATTTCCTTGAAATTGACATCTGTTAATCTTGTATCTTCAAAGTTTAGATAAAGGGCTTCTTCTTTCTTGTCTTTCATTAACTGATAGAAGTAATATGTTTTTCCTGCCCTTCTTGGTCCGATGATAGAGATTATTCTTTCTGTTTCTGTTATCATTAGCTCCCTTTCTATCAAAGGCGGAATAGGTCTTTTGGTATATTCTAAGATGTAATCTTCAACCAACTCCCGATTCATAGGCTCTCTCCTTAAAGACAATTTTGTATATTTTTTTCTTTCCTGTTGAGATAATTTTAACAGAACTTGACAAAAAAGTCAAGGATTTTTCTAACCGTTCAGGCTATATATCAAAAGTGTAAGAAAGGGGATAAGGAGATAAGAGTGATATGGAGATAAGATAATAGAATATAGATTGAAATTTATAGAAATAGGTAGAAATTGATTGTGGAAAACAACAAATTTCCATAAATTTCTATTAGTTTCTATGTAACTGCTCATCATCAAGTGGCAATCTGCACCTTACAGCTTCAACAGCCACATAATATCTAAAGAACCGTTTTTTATGGCGAAGGGCCACATGGACAACAAACTGTA encodes:
- a CDS encoding NTPase, producing MKHIFITGKPKSGKTTLFKELIPYLKDGGGFYTQEVLYQDKRLGFEIITLDGRRSLLARKGLKSPFKLGSYGVNVANLDEIGVAAIEEAIENKKIIVIDEIGKMELCSERFKEVVLKALDSGKSLLGTIPKANLPFWERIKKRDDVLILELTSENRGEVFKTIKGIIDSLRR
- a CDS encoding radical SAM protein, whose amino-acid sequence is MKSETVVLLINPWIYDFSAYDLWSKPLGLLYLGSLFKNAGYKVKLIDCLDHFHPELPEEPEKKLYGCGHYYWEDVEKPPVYKHIPRKYKRYGYPLALFKKELKNLKSPPQAILITSIMTYWYPGVFKAIEIIRDYFKDVPIILGGIYATLCYEHALKYSEADYVIRYGQGREILRLVDEIVGNKRSDYRQFPQTFLEYPYPAYELLRERRYICLLTSYGCPFRCSYCASWLLESKFLQRQPQGVVEEINYWHKKFGVKNFAFYDNALLVDAENHLCLILEEIIRREIKCFFHTPNGLHIRFISWEVADLLFKANFKTIRLSLETTNSRRQQISGGKVSNLEFKQAITNLLNAGYNKKDIGVYIMCGLPGQDEDEVEAGIIFLRNLGVKIKLVEYSPIPGTKEWEKGVREFGFDPIADPLLHNNSALPFLSRERYNRLKNLCVGE
- a CDS encoding HEAT repeat domain-containing protein; this encodes MKKQKIEISHSQNIEVIQAGRDVHIHKEDKKPSKRMEKLTPRYCQFIRDKYKTIPCLDENISLTMENYIPLQLGQEREEKPTKRELLESKELGEDVDFKVWREIHSSSERHSLVVVDIWKAIQNKKIVVKGDPGSGKTTLTHYIAYSLVTNKRERKIKQDLIPLLIDLKDWADKGDSLPGYYAKYALKNSGFEEEIESLIKDWLKKGRCIILCDGLDEVTQNRQSIIQALQNTSSGEYRNCPLLVTTRIAGYNNELSGWQHYEVMPLNKENISSYAEDYLKDESSFLSALEKTPQMIPLSKNPLLLQILCFVFNRQNLKLPAGRIELYKKAVHNLLNLREPKIPLSIKESVLEKIASYFLEKKEIFEEADLREIIKTFLMNKKEDYNADDVLKEIREKSGLLCSLGEGQYIFLHLTFQEYLAACWIVREKEEPALLLEPILFNPRFREVIRLIAGKLKEPKDFIEFILEQKPLYYDVFHQPLLLAGLCLSDIPEIDSSLEKKILDDLWELWKEPEFYPLYDEIERVFASLVGTKKADAIINNFLEALKDRNPLFVHFHAVKALGNLGHADDEVINALLEVLKDKDIDWYVRREAVKALGNLGHANEKVINAILEALKDKGGAWNVHSDAAEALGRLGCVDKKLINALLEALKDEDPDVRLHAAEALGRLGCVDKKLINAYLKELKDKKEWHVRSNAAKVLGRLGYVDEKVINALLKALKDEEGYVRENAAEALGRLGHADDKVINALLEVLKGKYKLVRLYAAKALGNLGRADDKVINALLEALEDERENVRGNVAQALGRLGHADDEVINALLKAIEDKHEFVRSNAAEALGNLGCADDKVINALLEALKDKDWYVRSNAAEALGNLGRADDKVINALLEALKDKDNNVKNSAYESLKKLVEKEPGESRIILPQEAISKDSILNLLTEIQQNIERYSAKELEYLPASCDYFGTFNRHGMSHSLKVKELMDEIVNPAPRPKGRGILNDVSIAPLHPRPEGRGITGCGVKDKNLLNEYEYFLLKAASYLHDIGLVPENGEDYKNKETAQKARKEHNRRSYEKIMKEWREIGLSDESMANQIAIICRAHPKKESLDELQDAQYTFAGNSYKVRLQLLAAILRLADALDADKDRIPPEYIRKNKKISKKDVEEYYKHEIVKDIKIEPNKKTIFLSIVRPNTSRAQEIEELLKASLEAELNSVKNILFKYNLYLENLKLDVTTDPYQKDI
- a CDS encoding ATP-binding protein → MNRELVEDYILEYTKRPIPPLIERELMITETERIISIIGPRRAGKTYYFYQLMKDKKEEALYLNFEDTRLTDVNFKEIRDLIRTYKELTAREPKYLFFDEIQNIQNWELAVREILDTQRYKIFITGSSSKLLAYEIATSLRGRTFRYLLLPFSFSEFLRAEGISLVGSLSKEERAEIRGKLRRYLEFGGFPEIIKEKEKERILKEFYELILFRDLVERHKLKNIALARFLLSFFAQNLSCEISINKIFSFLKSQGKRIGKNTLYDYCEKIQDSVSVFFLLRYSEKIYEKEAWPKKVYLCDTGISKVVRFQEDIGRLMENCVFLELLRRQNERPLIEFYYYKDARGKEIDFVLKEKTKIEELIQVCYKIEEIKTKEREFKSLILGAERLNCKNLTVITWDVEAKEEFKGFWINLIPLTKWLMG